Proteins encoded together in one Telopea speciosissima isolate NSW1024214 ecotype Mountain lineage chromosome 4, Tspe_v1, whole genome shotgun sequence window:
- the LOC122659252 gene encoding putative pectinesterase 52 codes for MSLAAPFIFTCILIFILFGNGKAKDCVANGPYASNIAHTITVKVPRDKPCIVLEGNTGTIISWNAYTAVDKSATFTSEADNFVAKNIVFKNTYRQLHINDVQQSVVVEVTGDKASFHGCSFYGYQDTLWDALGRHYFQNCFIEGAIDFIWGNGRSIYEGCTISVLPFDGGRLAGFITAQGRKSAEEMTGFVFKAGRVVKNGNAHSYLGRAYGAYSRVIWYDTKFSDVVVPQGWQAWNQHEENLEYAEVNCHGPGSNLSKRVRWLKKLGEQVVQKFTNISYIDQDGWLANQP; via the exons ATGAGCCTTGCTGCACCATTTATCTTCACTTGCATAttgatcttcattttgtttGGCAATGGTAAAGCCAAGGACTGTGTTGCTAATGGTCCATATGCATCAAATATTGCACATACCATCACT GTTAAAGTTCCCAGAGACAAGCCCTGCATCGTACTTGAAGGAAATACTGGTACTATAATTTCATGGAATGCATACACAGCCGTCGATAAGAGTGCTACTTTCACTTCAGAAGCTGATAACTTTGTAGCAAAAAATATAGTCTTCAAG AACACTTATCGTCAACTACACATAAACGATGTGCAGCAGTCCGTTGTAGTAGAAGTAACAGGAGACAAAGCATCTTTTCATGGATGTAGTTTCTATGGATATCAAGATACATTATGGGATGCCCTAGGTCGTCATTACTTTCAAAACTGCTTTATTGAAGGCGCGATAGATTTCATCTGGGGGAATGGCCGGTCCATATATGAG GGATGTACAATATCTGTTCTTCCTTTCGATGGAGGCCGGTTAGCAGGGTTTATAACAGCTCAGGGCCGAAAATCGGCTGAGGAGATGACTGGATTTGTATTTAAAGCAGGAAGAGTAGTTAAAAATGGAAACGCACATTCCTATCTTGGCAGAGCTTATGGAGCTTATTCAAGAGTAATTTGGTATGACACAAAATTCTCAGATGTTGTAGTCCCCCAAGGATGGCAAGCTTGGAACCAACACGA GGAAAATCTTGAGTATGCGGAGGTTAATTGCCATGGACCGGGGTCAAATTTATCCAAGCGTGTGAGATGGTTAAAGAAACTAGGTGAACAAGTTGTACAGAAGTTTACAAATATTTCTTACATTGACCAAGATGGATGGTTGGCCAATCAACCCTGA